A stretch of the Medicago truncatula cultivar Jemalong A17 chromosome 5, MtrunA17r5.0-ANR, whole genome shotgun sequence genome encodes the following:
- the LOC11413668 gene encoding GDSL esterase/lipase At2g24560, producing the protein MAYAIPFIILMHVCTIANVASSNDLKLRSKFSSILVFGDSTVDTGNNNYIKTLIKGNHLPYGRDFPNHEPTGRFSNGKLAIDFLASTLNLKETVPPFLDPNLSNEELLKGVSFASGGSGFDDFTIALTGAISMSKQVEYFKDYVHKVKSIVGEKEAKQRVGNALVIISAGTNDFLFNFYDIPTRRLEFNISGYQDYVQSRLLIFIKELYELGCRKFAVAGLPPIGCIPVQITAKFVKDRYKCVKEENLEAKDYNQKLARRLLQLQAILSGSRVIYTNIYDPLIGLIKHPRPEKYGFKETNKGCCGTGTFEVTPLCNELTPVCDDASKYVFWDSVHPSEATNKYIAKYMELEVLPKFQFHRNCKFDV; encoded by the exons GCTTATGCAATTCCCTTTATCATTTTAATGCACGTTTGCACCATTGCCAATGTCGCTTCAAGTAATGATTTGAAATTGAGATCAAAATTCTCATCAATCTTAGTCTTTGGGGATTCTACAGTTGACACAGGAAATAACAACTACATCAAAACATTAATAAAGGGAAATCATTTACCTTATGGAAGAGATTTTCCTAATCATGAACCAACTGGTAGATTTTCTAATGGAAAATTGGCTATAGACTTTCTTGCATCAACATTAAACCTAAAAGAAACCGTGCCTCCTTTCTTGGATCCAAATCTATCAAATGAAGAGCTTCTAAAag GTGTTAGCTTTGCATCTGGAGGATctggttttgatgattttacaATAGCTTTAACCGGTGCTATATCAATGTCTAAACAAGTTGAATATTTCAAAGATTATGTGCATAAGGTTAAAAGCATTGTAGGGGAAAAAGAAGCTAAACAAAGAGTTGGAAATGCTTTGGTGATCATTAGTGCTGGAACTAATgactttcttttcaatttttatgacATTCCAACTAGAAGGTTGGAGTTCAACATTAGTGGATACCAAGATTATGTTCAAAGTAGACTTCTAATTTTCATTAAG GAACTGTACGAGCTCGGATGCAGAAAATTTGCTGTGGCTGGGCTTCCCCCTATTGGTTGCATACCTGTTCAAATAACAGCCAAGTTTGTAAAGGATCGTTATAAATGTGTGAAGGAGGAGAATTTAGAGGCTAAGGATTACAACCAAAAATTGGCACGACGTTTACTTCAATTACAAGCAATTCTTTCAGGAAGCAGAGTTATTTATACAAACATATATGACCCCTTGATTGGCCTTATCAAACACCCTAGGCCTGAAAAATATG GTTTCAAGGAAACAAACAAAGGATGTTGTGGAACTGGCACATTTGAAGTAACTCCATTGTGTAATGAGCTCACACCTGTGTGTGATGATGCTTCAAAATATGTATTTTGGGACAGTGTGCATCCAAGTGAAGCAACCAACAAGTATATTGCTAAATACATGGAATTGGAAGTTCTACCCAAGTTCCAGTTTCACAGGAATTGTAAATTTGATGTCTAG